The following proteins are co-located in the Paludibaculum fermentans genome:
- a CDS encoding ATP-binding protein: protein MLPTAKTPPKTGLSDLTVLVYGQTKIGKTTLCSQAEGALFLATEPGLNALDVFQAPILSWDDLLIACAEIVEGKHPFKTVIIDTIDNAYKFCTDYILKKFKIEHESDLGYGKGYAIVNNEFQRVLTKLAFLPYGLFLISHAKEVEMDSRTGKYVRVVPTLPDKARKIVLGMADMVLFCDLEPTTGEDGSQILRRVIRTKPSLYHEAGDRTGRLPETIDLDFAKFYEAYGAAPAVNNPKPAPTKPAAAATK from the coding sequence ATGCTTCCCACTGCAAAGACACCGCCCAAAACCGGCCTCTCGGATCTGACCGTGCTGGTCTACGGGCAAACCAAAATCGGCAAGACGACGCTCTGCTCTCAGGCGGAAGGGGCGTTGTTCCTCGCCACCGAACCCGGACTGAATGCCCTGGATGTTTTCCAGGCGCCCATCCTGTCCTGGGACGATCTGCTGATCGCCTGCGCCGAGATCGTCGAAGGCAAGCACCCGTTCAAGACCGTGATCATCGACACGATCGACAACGCGTACAAGTTCTGCACGGACTACATTCTCAAGAAGTTCAAGATCGAGCACGAGTCGGATCTCGGTTACGGCAAGGGATACGCCATCGTCAACAACGAGTTCCAGCGGGTGCTGACCAAACTCGCTTTCCTGCCCTACGGCTTGTTCCTCATCTCGCACGCGAAGGAAGTCGAGATGGACTCGCGGACCGGTAAGTACGTCCGCGTCGTGCCGACCCTACCTGACAAGGCACGCAAGATCGTGCTCGGCATGGCCGACATGGTTCTGTTCTGCGACCTCGAGCCGACTACCGGTGAAGACGGCAGCCAGATCCTCCGCCGCGTGATCCGGACGAAGCCGAGCCTGTACCACGAAGCCGGTGACCGCACGGGCCGTTTGCCCGAGACCATCGATCTGGACTTCGCCAAATTCTACGAGGCCTATGGTGCGGCGCCTGCGGTGAACAACCCGAAGCCCGCGCCGACAAAGCCCGCAGCGGCTGCCACGAAGTGA
- a CDS encoding RNA polymerase sigma factor, whose product MHNLAFEEAFPTVRDVARQKALGAVGRCGLTHDDCDDVAGQLLVTFYTRFDRFDVDRASVRTFASRVMDKELNSILRYRLAGRRRHLGDGSLSGDVTEIDTECLSSGSAPPFSERQHFWLDFERALAPLPEVLRETALALCWHTPSELSRLPGQGRTVVYRRIRRLREALLAAGVGPNYFASAGGAQ is encoded by the coding sequence ATGCATAACCTCGCATTCGAAGAGGCGTTTCCCACCGTGCGTGACGTTGCGCGGCAGAAGGCGCTCGGCGCGGTTGGTCGTTGTGGGCTCACTCACGACGATTGCGATGACGTCGCCGGCCAACTGCTGGTGACCTTCTACACACGCTTTGATCGCTTCGACGTGGACCGCGCGTCCGTGCGCACTTTCGCATCGCGGGTGATGGATAAGGAACTCAACTCAATCTTGCGGTATCGCCTGGCCGGTCGGCGGCGGCATCTGGGCGATGGGTCGCTGTCCGGTGATGTTACCGAGATTGACACGGAATGCCTCAGCTCCGGGTCGGCGCCACCCTTCTCCGAACGCCAGCACTTCTGGCTGGACTTCGAGCGGGCACTGGCCCCGCTTCCAGAAGTACTGCGCGAGACGGCGCTGGCGCTGTGTTGGCACACGCCCAGCGAACTGAGCCGCTTGCCTGGGCAGGGGCGAACGGTAGTTTATCGCCGGATCCGGCGGCTCCGCGAGGCCCTGCTGGCCGCCGGCGTTGGCCCCAACTACTTCGCCAGTGCGGGAGGTGCGCAATGA
- a CDS encoding DUF669 domain-containing protein, with the protein MTRRGSIDLSQFDEEFRNEQADERDDFESVPDGKYQVNVEKVELVEAQSTGNPMLRWMLRIIAPRHGNRILWRNSVITHNTLKYVKTDLHICGLDLDRLSELQKNLGKLLDVKLEVTKKTKGDNENIFFNRRITTQTAMKPVKGLAGDDGVPF; encoded by the coding sequence ATGACGAGACGTGGATCTATCGATCTCTCGCAGTTCGACGAGGAGTTTCGGAACGAACAGGCCGACGAGCGCGACGACTTTGAGAGCGTGCCAGACGGCAAGTACCAGGTGAACGTGGAGAAGGTGGAGTTGGTTGAGGCGCAGAGCACCGGCAACCCGATGCTGCGGTGGATGCTCCGCATCATTGCCCCACGCCACGGCAATCGCATTCTATGGCGCAACAGCGTCATCACCCACAACACGCTGAAGTACGTGAAGACCGATCTTCACATCTGCGGCCTGGACCTCGACCGTCTCTCCGAGCTGCAGAAGAATCTCGGCAAGCTGCTGGACGTCAAACTCGAGGTCACCAAGAAGACGAAGGGTGACAACGAGAACATCTTCTTCAACCGGCGCATCACCACCCAGACAGCGATGAAGCCGGTGAAGGGACTCGCCGGAGATGACGGTGTCCCGTTCTGA
- a CDS encoding helix-turn-helix domain-containing protein produces MSDKPLETLLEEKELAERLQVSLGTLRTWRTEGKGPRFHRIGQMIRYAPSDVKDWLVSRQGGGDALEVAR; encoded by the coding sequence ATGAGCGACAAACCCCTAGAAACACTACTCGAAGAGAAGGAACTGGCCGAAAGACTCCAGGTCTCTCTCGGCACGCTCCGAACCTGGCGGACTGAAGGCAAAGGGCCTCGGTTCCATCGGATTGGGCAGATGATCCGGTATGCCCCTTCCGACGTGAAGGATTGGCTGGTGAGCCGTCAGGGCGGCGGTGACGCCCTGGAGGTGGCGCGATGA
- a CDS encoding PD-(D/E)XK nuclease family protein: MSTPLMTSTYSMWSLFRNCRKACEYRYVTGLVSLQKDPNLSFGSLIHECLLIWHGTRDLAQVLDHLERSCAARVSDDGVRRDWHLARAMMTAYATRYSREDFYIIALEKTFEGPIVNPKTGAASRSFLLAGKVDGIVRIGDSNYILEHKTAAQIDADYLERLWTDFQITIYAYYVEQTLGIPITGVIYNVLAKARLQQSRGETEDEYQTRRSELIAKSKSGTSTAKRKMPESDEEFQARLAEKYADPEMFHRETLYLSRERFDILREELWQLTQEFLRARNHKVFYQNTSFCFHHNRPCAYFAICRSNGNPNVIDNFFEIAAPHEELREAEPAF; encoded by the coding sequence ATGAGCACGCCTCTGATGACTTCCACCTACAGCATGTGGTCACTGTTCCGGAACTGCCGAAAGGCTTGCGAATACCGCTACGTGACCGGCCTGGTGTCTCTCCAGAAGGATCCCAATCTCAGCTTCGGCTCGTTGATCCACGAATGTCTGCTGATTTGGCACGGGACGCGCGATCTCGCCCAAGTGCTCGACCACCTCGAGCGCAGCTGCGCGGCGCGCGTCTCGGACGACGGTGTGCGCCGCGATTGGCACCTGGCTCGCGCCATGATGACCGCTTACGCCACCCGCTACTCCCGCGAGGATTTCTACATCATCGCGCTGGAGAAGACGTTCGAGGGTCCGATCGTCAACCCGAAAACCGGGGCGGCCTCGCGCAGCTTCCTGCTGGCCGGCAAGGTAGACGGCATCGTGCGGATCGGCGACAGCAATTACATCCTGGAGCACAAGACCGCCGCGCAGATCGACGCTGATTACCTGGAGCGGCTTTGGACGGACTTCCAGATCACCATCTACGCCTACTACGTCGAGCAGACGCTGGGCATCCCGATCACCGGCGTGATCTACAACGTCCTCGCCAAGGCGCGGCTCCAGCAGAGCAGAGGTGAGACCGAGGATGAATATCAGACGCGCCGTTCGGAACTGATCGCGAAATCCAAGAGCGGCACATCCACGGCAAAGCGGAAGATGCCGGAGTCCGACGAGGAATTCCAGGCGCGGCTGGCGGAGAAGTACGCCGATCCGGAGATGTTCCACCGCGAAACGCTGTACCTCTCGCGGGAACGCTTCGACATCCTCCGCGAGGAACTGTGGCAACTGACGCAGGAGTTCCTGCGCGCCCGCAACCACAAGGTCTTCTACCAGAACACCTCCTTCTGTTTCCACCACAACCGGCCGTGCGCGTACTTCGCCATCTGCCGGTCGAATGGCAACCCGAACGTCATCGACAACTTCTTCGAGATCGCGGCCCCGCACGAAGAACTGCGCGAAGCCGAACCAGCTTTTTGA